In the Thermomicrobiales bacterium genome, TCTCCAGCAGATCGTCGTTCACCAACGACGGTCGGGTGTAGCCACGTTGCGCCGCAATCTCGGCCAGGCCGGCCAGCACATCGAGCGTCGCGACCGCCCGCGCCGCATCGCGGATACGGACTGCCTCGCCGACGACGACGGCATTCAGCCGGCCCCAGGCATCTGCCTCGGCCTGACTGATGCGCTCCTCGGCGGCAAGCACGCGCTGTTCGGCCTCTTTCAGATCCGGTGTTATGTAACGTTCGGCGTTGACCAGCGTCTGTTTACGCAGATAGTCATCCGGAACCGGCTCCCGGCTAGCGTTCGAAATCTCGATGTAATAGCCGAACACCTTGTTGAAGCCGACCTTCAGCCCCTTGATCCCTGTCCGCTCTCGTTCTCGCTGTTCCAGCGTGGCGATGTAGGTTCTATCGCGGGCCAGCAACTCGCGTAATCCATCGAGCTCGGCACTGTAGCCGGAACGGATCACCCCGCCGTGGGAAAGCAGGCTGGGCGGATCGGCCGCCAGGGCGCGCCCGATTTCGTCGGCAGCACGATCGACGACGGGTATATCGCGGACGATCGGCGGTGGCCCGCTACGACCGACCAGATCCGCAAGCCCCGGCAGCCGGCGCAGCGACCCGCCGAGCGAAGCCATCTCGCGAGGCTGGGCCTGCGTGTTGACGACACGGTTGATAATCCGCTCGATATCGCCGATGCCGCGGAGCTGATCGCGGAGCTGACTCCGCAGTAATGCATCCTCGACCAGCCACTCTACCCCGTCGTAACGCTGCTCAATATCATCGCGCTCAAGCAGCGGCTGACCAACCCACTGACGCAACAGTCGCCCGCCGAGTGGGCTGCGGGTCGCGTCGAGCGTCTGGACGAGTGTCGTCCCACCTCCACGCGATGTCGATTCAACGAGCTCGAGATTGCGTCGAGTCTGCGCGTCGAGGCTCATGAAACGAGCGGTAGAGTAAGTCGACAACGTCGTGATCTGCCGCAGGCTGGCGATCTGAGTGGATTGCAGATAGGCCATCAGCGCCCCAGCCGCCCGCGCTGCCAGTGGCGCATCTTCACAACCAAATGGCTCCAACGTGGTAACCCCGAAGTGCTCGCAGAGCGTCTCGCTTGCGGCATCGAGCCGCCAGCTACTGGCGGCGACCGCCGAGCGAGTGACTTCAGCGGGGATCAGGGTTGCCAGCGGATCGTCGTCGCGACAGAGGAGCTCGGCGGGCTGCAGTCGCAACAGCTCGCGTCCGATCGCGTCGGCCAGCGCGCCATCGCCAGCGTCCAGCTGGGTCGTAGCAAACTCCCCGGTGGTCAGGTCGGCGTACGCCAGCCCGGCGCGCTCGCCATCGCTGAGCAAGGCGACGATGTACGAGTTCCCCGAACCAGGAACAAACGCGGGGTCTGTGACTGTCCCCGGCGTGACAACGCTTGTCACCTGCCGCTCGATCAGATCACGACCATTTGGCTGGGTGAGCTGTTCGGCAATCGCGACCTTGTGGCCGGCAGCCAGCAGCCGGGCGACGTACCCCTCGGCTGCGTGGTACGGAATGCCGGCCAGCGGTATCCGGTTCCCCTTGCCCATCTCGCGGGATGTCAGCGTAATCCCGAGCACTCGGGCGACCGTCTCCGCGTCGTTATCGAACGTCTCGTAGAAATCGCCAAGCCGGAAGAACACGATGATATCCGGATACTGACGCTTGATCGCCAGGTACTGACGGCGGACGGGGGTCATCGGGCAGCCGATCGGCTCGCTCGACGAGCGTTGTTCGTGGCGTGGCTTCGTGCCGGCATGTGCCCCCCTGCTTCGGTCACGACATGGTGACCAGGAACAACTGCCCGACGACCAATGCTGGTCCAGGCGGCATGCGTGATTCTCCTCATCCCGCGGCGATTGTCAGGCGGAGGCAAGCCCGTTCCGCATGCCAGCTTGACCAACAGCACATCAGCAGACGGTCACCTGTGAGCCGCGGTCGGTCTTGACGACATCGATCCGGGTTGGGAACAGCTCGCGGATCTCGCCGATGTGCGTGATCACGAGGATCGTCTGGAAATCATCCTCGATCGAGCGCAGCGCCTCGATCAGCCCGTCGCGTCCGCGGGCGTCCTGCGTGCCGAACCCCTCGTCGATGACGAGCATGTCGATACTTGCGCCAGCCCGGCGAGCCAGTAGCTTCGACAGAGCGACCCGGATTGCGAAGTTAACCCGAAACGCCTCGCCGCCACTATAGAGCGCGTACAACCGTTCGCCGGCCTCGTCGCGGATGATGATGTCGAGCGTCTCCGCGACTGAATCACGCGACTGTAATTGACGCTGCGAGCGGAAGGACACCTCGAGCTGGCCGGTCGACATCTGGCGAAGCAACCGATTGGCTTCGTCCTCGAGCTCCGGCAGCACGCCCTCGACGATCATCGCCTGGATGCCGTTGCGGCCGAAGGCTTCCACCAGCACCTTCGTCGCGCCGTAGTCAAGCTCCAGCCCCGTTGCCTCGCGATCCAGCTCATCGCGATGGTCCTGCAGCCGATCAAGCGTGTTGATGCGACCATCCAGATGGCCCTGCCGCGCGATCAAAGCGTTCTTCTCTCGCGTCAATCGGTCCAGAGCATCGTTCGCGGTGTCGTATCGATCGCGTAATCCCGGATCGCGTGGGTTCTCGCGCCTGATCCGCTCCAGCTCTCCAACGGTCTCGGAATGGGCCGCTTCGCGCTCGGCAATCTGCATTCCGATTTCGGCGATGACCGCCTCAGCCTGATTCGCGCCCGAACGCGCGTCGACCAGCTCGGCCCTGCGGCTGGCAAACGGAGCGAGCTCACGCTCATTCCGCGCCGCGTGCTCTGCCACCCGAGCATCGTAGCCAAGCGCTCGACGCGCCGCGAGCACTACGATCAGTTGCGATCGCGCACCGGTGGCGAAATCGCCCGCGGTCAATCGTGTCTCGAGACGCTGCTCCTCGGCAATCGCGAGTTGCAGGCGTTGCTCTTCGGCTTCGCGTCCGGCAAGCTGGCCGATAATCTGGCCGATCAATGCGACCCGGCCGGCGTTGTTGTGCGCGACCTGCTCTAGCGCCTTCTGCTCCAACTTCAGTCGCTCGCCCTGTTCCTGAAGCTCTTGCAGCATCACCTCGTTCGCCTGCCCCCGCTCGCGAAGCGATTGCCCCTCGCCCATCCAGCCCTCGCGGATCTGATCGCGGTCGTGCTCGCTCAACGGCCGGCGACAGGTCGGGCAGATAGCATCGATCTGGTCGAGCCGGCCAAGATTCTCATCAATACCCCCCAACTGGGCGAGTAGTTGACGGTTGCCGCCATCGACACTCGAATACTGGCGGCGCAACCTGGTGAGATCCTCGTCGATCCGGGCCAATCGTGCCGTCGGGTCGCCGGCCTCGTCCAGCTCGGTCTGTAGTGTCACTCGCTCTTTCGACCGCTGGTCGAGCCTTGCCAGCTGTTCGTTAGCGGATCGCGCCTCGTGGCGGGCGGCATCGACCGCCCGGCGCAACAACGCCTCCTCGGCGTCAATCGCGCGCTGCGCGTCGTGGGCTATCTGCTGCTGGGCCTGATCGTCACGCCCAAGCGCTGCCAATCGACCGACTTCCGCGCCCCAATGCTGGGATTCCTTCCAGCCGCGCTCGATCTCATCTGCCTGCGCCAGCACCACGCTGAACCGCTCTCGCGCCGAACGTTGCCCGGCCAGTCGCGACCGCAGATCGCCGAGCTCCCGCTCCTCGCGATCCGCCTGCGCCGCCCTCTCAGCGATCTGACGCTGGACAAGATTCTCGGTCTCCAGCTGCAGCCTCAACAGCTGGGTCTGCTGCTGGGCGATGTCCAGCTGCTGCCCGAGGTCAGTCAGCTGCCTCATGGTGACGGCGAGCTCATCCATGACCGATGGTCGTTCCGTCAGCTGGCTATCGAGCTCGTCCATCTGGCCCCGGATCGCAGACAGGCGTTCGCGCAGGGCGCGCTCCTCCTGCTTCGAGAGCTCCTGGAGGTCGTCATACTCGCGCAGATTGAGGATATTGCCGAGGATCTTCTTACGGTCGCGCGGGGGCTTTTCGGTAAACGAGTCGGCTTTGCCCTGCAGGATGAACGCAGAGTTGACAAATGTCTCATGATCCAGATTGAGCAGCCGGCTGATCTTCTCCTGGGTGTGGCGGGCAGAGTCACCGGTGATCTGCGACCAGGTGTCGTCCCCGGGGGCGCGCGCCTCGAGCTCAATCGTGAGCCGGCCGGCGCCGTGTGTCGACCGACGGCGGAAGACACGGTACTCACGGTCCCCGAGCCGGAAGACGAACGTGACTTCCATCTCGATCGCGCCGATCGAAGATGACATCCCGGTCGCTGGGTGTCCTGGTCTCGCCCCAGAGCGCCCAGGTGATCGCGTCGAGCAGAGCGGACTTGCCCGCTCCGTTATCGCCCGAGAGACACGCGATCCGGATATTGGTGAAGTCGATCGTCGCTTCGTCACGGTAGCTGAGGAAATTCCTCAGCGTGAGCTGTAATGGAATCATGGCACTCTACCCAGGTCGATAGTGAGGCAAGAAAAGCCTGCCCGTGTCGGTCAAGTATACTGTTGCCAACCGCGAACGAACGCGAAGAGAGTGAGGCTCTTTCCCCGCCGATGCTGGATATCACCTGGCGCCTGCTGGTGGTTCTTTTCCTCGTGTTGCTGAATGCGTACTTCGTTGCTGCGGAGTTCGCGCTGGTGAGCGTGAGACGGACGCGCATCGAGCCAGCTCGTCGCCGAGGGAAATATGCTGGCCCGGATCGTTCACCGGGCACTGAATGACCCGAACCGGTTCATCTCGGCTGCCCAACTTGGCATCACGATGGCGAGCCTTGGACTCGGCTGGGTCGGCGAACCAACACTGGTGCGGTTGATTGGGCCGGCGCTGGACTCCTTCCTCCCGCAACAGCTCGTATTCATCTCGTCACACGCTCTCGCGGTCTTCTTTGCCTTTGCGCTGATCACGCTTTTCCACCTCGTCCTTGGCGAGCAGGTGCCGAAGATGCTCGCCTTACAGCGCCCCGAGCCGGTCATTCTGGCGACCGCTCAGGTCACCGAGCTCGTCTCGATCGTCTTCCGACCATTCATCTGGATCGTGTATTGGGCGACGGAGCTTGTGCTACGACCACTCGGGCTGCGCTATGAGGGAGAAAAGCACCTCGTCTACACAGTCGAGGAGCTGGAGATGCTCGTGACAGCGTCCGCCGAGGGCGGACAGCTCGACGAGAGCGAGCAGGAGATGATTCACCGCGTCTTCACGTTCGCCGACCTCGATGCCCACCAGGTCATGGTTCCGCGAACCGAGGTCGTCGGTGTGCCGGTCGATATCACGCTTCCGGAGCTCGCAGATATGGTCGCCCTTGAGGGACGTTCGCGGTTCCCGGTCTATCGCGGCTCGATCGACGACATAGTCGGCATCGTCTACGTCAAGGACATCATCAAGGCTCTTCAGCTCGATGCCGCAGAACCATTCCACGTCCGAACGATCACCCGCGAGGCGCTGATCGTTCCGGAAAGCCTCGCGGTGGACGAGGTGCTGGCGGACATGAAGGCGCGACGCATGCACATGGCAGTTGTCATCGACGAGTTCGGCGGCACGGCCGGGCTGATCACGCTGGAGGATATCCTCGAGGTCATCGTCGGCGAGATGCAGGACGAATTCGAACGCCCGGAAACCGATATCGCCATCGCCGCGGACGGCACGGCGCGAGTCAATGGGCTGGTTCTCATCAACGAGTTCAACCGGCGACTGGACGCGACCATCGATGACCCCAATGTCGCTACCATCGGTGGGTTCGTCTTCGGTCACATCGGCCGAAAGCCAGAGCTGGGCGACGAAATCGTCACCGAAGGGCTACGCTTTCGTGTCGAGGCGCTCGATGGTTTGCGCATCGCTCAGCTGACTGTCATTCCAGTTGGGTCGGCAGGGGAGCGGTCAAGTCGCCGGGATGACGCCACGCAGCACGGGTGATCGTGCCTACGCGATCAACAATCCGAGCCTGCGGACAAATTGACGGACATTGATCGTCCAGCCGACGCCCCAGACACGAGGAACAAGCACGCGTTCGTCCTCACGATTCCAGGCTCGTTGGCGCACCCGATCAGGCGTCGGGAGACGAAAGTCGTACGGCACGCCGAGCGCTTCGCCGTGCCAATCGCGATCTTCGGGCGCTCGCCCAAGCTGATCGACGAGCGCTACCCCGACGACCACGGCCAGCGCTATCCCTGCCAATCGACGGATTCGCCGTATCATGATCACTCCTGTTAACACGGAACCGCCGGCCGGCCAGCACGCAGAATAGCGCAGGGCGAGGCGCTCCGCTCCGTGCGTACGTACGTAGTCACCTTGACACTGTCCCAGTCCGGCTTCTAAGATCAGTCAGACACTGCTTGAGTTGTTCAGCCTGAAACAACGGTTGACCCGCGATCAAGCAACGCGCCAGGGTCGGCGCGGTTCTCGAACGTTACCAACTGAAGCCCAAATGGAAACAAGGAGCAACGAGAATGGAATATGTTCTCATTGCGCTCGCTTCCGCGGTGCTGGGCGGCGCCATTGCAGCATTGCTGACGAGAGCTCACTTGCAATCGAGCGCAAGCTCGATGGTCGGCAAGGCGAACCTCGAGGCGCAGCGCATCACTGAGGAAGCAGAAGCGCAGCGACGCGAAACAGTTCTTGAAGCCAAGGACGAAGCGATCCGGATCCGCAACGAGATGGATCGCGAGGTTGCTAACCGACGCCGCGACACCGAACGGATGGAGCGGCGGATCGAGCAGAAGGAAGAACAGTTCGATCGCAAGACCGAACAGGTCGATCGTCGGGATCGCAACCTGGAGCGTCGCGAAAAAGAGCTCGACCAGCGCGAAGGCGAGCTCAAAACCTTTCAGGATCGCCAGGAAGAGGAGCTACAGCGGGTCGCCATGATGACGACCGACCAGGCCCGCGAGGTTCTGCTCCGGCAAACCGAGGATGACATGCGCGATATCCTCAATCGTCGGGTCCACGAGCTCGAGCAGGAGGCCAAGGCAGAAGCAGACCGCCGCTCACGCAAGATCCTGGCGACAACCATCCAGCGTATTGCCAGCGACTACATCGCCGAATCGACCGTCTCGGTCGTCCCTCTCCCGAGTGACGACATGAAAGGACGTATCATCGGCCGCGAGGGTCGTAACATCCGGGCGCTCGAACAGGCGACTGGCTGCGACCTGATTGTCGATGACACGCCCGAAGCGGTCACACTCTCCGGGTTCGACCCGGTGCGGCGAGAGATCGCCCGACGGGCGCTGCTCAAGCTGATACAGGACGGACGGATCCATCCGGCTCGGATCGAGGAGGTCGTCAACAAGACTCGCCTCGATCTCGAGCAGGTCATGCGCGAAGAGGGCGAGAAGGTCGCCTACGAAGCCAATGTCCAGGGTCTGCACCCGGATCTGATCAAGCTGCTGGGACGGTTGAAGTACCGCACCAGCTATGGCCAGAACGTCCTGGCTCACTCTCTGGAAGTGTCGTTGGTCGCCGGGGCACTGGCAGCCGAGCTCGGCGCAGATGTCAATGTCTCGAAAACGGCCGGCCTCCTCCACGATATCGGTAAGGCGGTCGATCACGAGGTCGACGGCCCCCACGCCCTGATCGGCGCAGACATCGCCCGACGACTGGGCCGCTCGGCTCGGATCGTCCACGCGATCGCCGCGCACCACGGCGAAGAAGAGCCACAGACGGTCGAGGCGTTCATCGTCGCTACCGCCGACGGCATCAGCGGCGCTCGACCCGGCGCCCGGCGTGAGATGGTCGAAACCTACATCAAGCGTCTGGAAGCTCTCGAAGCAGTCGCGAACTCGTTCGACGGAGTCGAGAAGTGCTTCGCTATCCAGGCTGGACGCGAAGTGCGGATCATGGTTCAGCCGGAGAAGGTCGACGACCTGGCCGCCGCAAAGCTGGCCCGCGATATCGTCAAGAAGATCGAAGAAAATCTGGAATATCCGGGACAGATCAAGGTGACTGTTATCCGGGAGACACGAGCTGTCGACTACGCACGCTAGTTCCAATCCAGGACACTATCTCGGAAACGCCGCGGTCAATTGACTGCGGCGTTTCCTTTTCTCCACGCTCCGCGTGGT is a window encoding:
- the rny gene encoding ribonuclease Y, translated to MEYVLIALASAVLGGAIAALLTRAHLQSSASSMVGKANLEAQRITEEAEAQRRETVLEAKDEAIRIRNEMDREVANRRRDTERMERRIEQKEEQFDRKTEQVDRRDRNLERREKELDQREGELKTFQDRQEEELQRVAMMTTDQAREVLLRQTEDDMRDILNRRVHELEQEAKAEADRRSRKILATTIQRIASDYIAESTVSVVPLPSDDMKGRIIGREGRNIRALEQATGCDLIVDDTPEAVTLSGFDPVRREIARRALLKLIQDGRIHPARIEEVVNKTRLDLEQVMREEGEKVAYEANVQGLHPDLIKLLGRLKYRTSYGQNVLAHSLEVSLVAGALAAELGADVNVSKTAGLLHDIGKAVDHEVDGPHALIGADIARRLGRSARIVHAIAAHHGEEEPQTVEAFIVATADGISGARPGARREMVETYIKRLEALEAVANSFDGVEKCFAIQAGREVRIMVQPEKVDDLAAAKLARDIVKKIEENLEYPGQIKVTVIRETRAVDYAR
- a CDS encoding DUF5808 domain-containing protein — its product is MIRRIRRLAGIALAVVVGVALVDQLGRAPEDRDWHGEALGVPYDFRLPTPDRVRQRAWNREDERVLVPRVWGVGWTINVRQFVRRLGLLIA
- the mutS gene encoding DNA mismatch repair protein MutS, producing the protein MTPVRRQYLAIKRQYPDIIVFFRLGDFYETFDNDAETVARVLGITLTSREMGKGNRIPLAGIPYHAAEGYVARLLAAGHKVAIAEQLTQPNGRDLIERQVTSVVTPGTVTDPAFVPGSGNSYIVALLSDGERAGLAYADLTTGEFATTQLDAGDGALADAIGRELLRLQPAELLCRDDDPLATLIPAEVTRSAVAASSWRLDAASETLCEHFGVTTLEPFGCEDAPLAARAAGALMAYLQSTQIASLRQITTLSTYSTARFMSLDAQTRRNLELVESTSRGGGTTLVQTLDATRSPLGGRLLRQWVGQPLLERDDIEQRYDGVEWLVEDALLRSQLRDQLRGIGDIERIINRVVNTQAQPREMASLGGSLRRLPGLADLVGRSGPPPIVRDIPVVDRAADEIGRALAADPPSLLSHGGVIRSGYSAELDGLRELLARDRTYIATLEQRERERTGIKGLKVGFNKVFGYYIEISNASREPVPDDYLRKQTLVNAERYITPDLKEAEQRVLAAEERISQAEADAWGRLNAVVVGEAVRIRDAARAVATLDVLAGLAEIAAQRGYTRPSLVNDDLLEIDGGRHPIVDANMPRGEFVPNDVRLSDADGRIAILTGPNMAGKSTYLRQVALIVLLAQVGSFVPATRARIGVVDRIFTRIGAQDDLASGQSTFMVEMLETAAILNHATSRSLVVLDEIGRGTSTYDGLAIATSIVEYIHNTPRLGCKTLFATHYHELTALADILPRVRNFRLDVLEAGDRVTFLHRVVPGGADRSYGVYVAQLAGMPKQVVRRASEVLTELERDAIATSTADHRRQSVLAQSATPVQLTMFGGVHPAVARLRELEVDGLSPLDALTTLYELQRLASDRDTG
- a CDS encoding SMC family ATPase, yielding MSSSIGAIEMEVTFVFRLGDREYRVFRRRSTHGAGRLTIELEARAPGDDTWSQITGDSARHTQEKISRLLNLDHETFVNSAFILQGKADSFTEKPPRDRKKILGNILNLREYDDLQELSKQEERALRERLSAIRGQMDELDSQLTERPSVMDELAVTMRQLTDLGQQLDIAQQQTQLLRLQLETENLVQRQIAERAAQADREERELGDLRSRLAGQRSARERFSVVLAQADEIERGWKESQHWGAEVGRLAALGRDDQAQQQIAHDAQRAIDAEEALLRRAVDAARHEARSANEQLARLDQRSKERVTLQTELDEAGDPTARLARIDEDLTRLRRQYSSVDGGNRQLLAQLGGIDENLGRLDQIDAICPTCRRPLSEHDRDQIREGWMGEGQSLRERGQANEVMLQELQEQGERLKLEQKALEQVAHNNAGRVALIGQIIGQLAGREAEEQRLQLAIAEEQRLETRLTAGDFATGARSQLIVVLAARRALGYDARVAEHAARNERELAPFASRRAELVDARSGANQAEAVIAEIGMQIAEREAAHSETVGELERIRRENPRDPGLRDRYDTANDALDRLTREKNALIARQGHLDGRINTLDRLQDHRDELDREATGLELDYGATKVLVEAFGRNGIQAMIVEGVLPELEDEANRLLRQMSTGQLEVSFRSQRQLQSRDSVAETLDIIIRDEAGERLYALYSGGEAFRVNFAIRVALSKLLARRAGASIDMLVIDEGFGTQDARGRDGLIEALRSIEDDFQTILVITHIGEIRELFPTRIDVVKTDRGSQVTVC
- a CDS encoding transporter associated domain-containing protein, translating into MQDEFERPETDIAIAADGTARVNGLVLINEFNRRLDATIDDPNVATIGGFVFGHIGRKPELGDEIVTEGLRFRVEALDGLRIAQLTVIPVGSAGERSSRRDDATQHG
- a CDS encoding AAA family ATPase, which codes for MIPLQLTLRNFLSYRDEATIDFTNIRIACLSGDNGAGKSALLDAITWALWGETRTPSDRDVIFDRRDRDGSHVRLPARGP